The following coding sequences are from one Acidobacteriota bacterium window:
- a CDS encoding sigma-54-dependent Fis family transcriptional regulator, producing MSKKNTRILIVDDEEIIRESLSGWLGKDGYTIGTAPDGLTALKLMEEHPWTILLVDLKMPGIDGLEVLKRVKERWSDTAVLIMTAYATVDTAVNAMKAGAFDYVVKPFDPEEVSLVVEKIVAQQALVRENVILRKALKKEYRFHDLVTKSPALLATLELAKTAARSASTVLVLGESGTGKELLARAIHAESPRNGKPFVAMSCAALTETLLESELFGYEKGAFTGANARREGKFEAASGGTLFLDEIGDISPKLQLDLLRVLEERRVTRVGGTESLAVDVRIIAATNRDLRRAVEEGRFRQDLFYRLNVITITLIPLRDRKEDIPLLVDRLLEQLSSELKRPVERVSPEAMAILLAHTWPGNVRELRNVLERAIVVSEGPVLEARHLGLNLQEGSASGATPEHPASLEEIERQYIGSVLRQSGGNVTQAARILDIDRVTLYAKIRKYGLKRAEDGEFEPATPA from the coding sequence ATGAGCAAGAAGAACACGCGAATCCTGATCGTCGATGACGAGGAGATCATCCGGGAGTCCCTCTCGGGCTGGCTCGGCAAGGACGGTTACACGATCGGGACGGCGCCCGACGGGCTCACGGCGCTGAAGCTCATGGAGGAGCACCCCTGGACGATCCTCCTCGTGGATCTCAAGATGCCCGGGATCGACGGGCTCGAGGTCCTGAAGCGCGTCAAGGAGCGCTGGAGCGACACGGCCGTCCTCATCATGACGGCGTACGCCACCGTCGACACGGCCGTCAACGCGATGAAGGCGGGCGCGTTCGACTACGTCGTCAAGCCGTTCGACCCCGAGGAGGTCAGCCTCGTCGTCGAGAAGATCGTCGCGCAGCAGGCCCTCGTGCGGGAGAACGTGATCCTCCGGAAGGCCCTCAAGAAGGAGTACCGCTTCCACGACCTCGTCACGAAGAGCCCGGCGCTCCTCGCGACGCTCGAGCTCGCCAAGACGGCCGCGCGCAGCGCGTCGACGGTGCTCGTCCTCGGCGAGAGCGGCACCGGCAAGGAGCTCCTCGCCCGCGCGATCCACGCCGAGAGCCCGCGCAACGGCAAGCCGTTCGTCGCGATGTCCTGCGCGGCCCTCACGGAGACGCTCCTCGAGTCCGAGCTCTTCGGGTACGAGAAGGGCGCGTTCACGGGCGCGAACGCCCGGCGGGAAGGGAAGTTCGAGGCCGCGAGCGGCGGCACGCTCTTCCTCGACGAGATCGGCGACATCAGCCCGAAGCTCCAGCTCGACCTCCTGCGCGTCCTCGAGGAGCGGCGGGTCACGCGCGTGGGCGGCACGGAGTCGCTCGCCGTCGACGTGCGCATCATCGCGGCGACGAACCGGGACCTCCGGCGCGCGGTCGAGGAAGGCCGGTTCCGGCAGGACCTCTTCTACCGGCTGAACGTCATCACGATCACGCTGATCCCGCTGCGCGACCGCAAGGAGGACATCCCGCTCCTCGTCGACCGGCTTCTCGAGCAGCTCTCCTCGGAGCTCAAGCGCCCTGTGGAGCGCGTCTCGCCCGAGGCGATGGCGATCCTCCTCGCCCACACGTGGCCCGGGAACGTCCGCGAGCTGCGCAACGTCCTCGAGCGGGCGATCGTCGTCTCGGAGGGGCCGGTCCTCGAGGCCCGCCACCTCGGCCTCAATCTCCAGGAGGGCTCGGCCTCCGGGGCGACGCCCGAGCACCCGGCGTCCCTCGAGGAGATCGAGCGCCAGTACATCGGAAGCGTCCTCAGACAGAGCGGCGGAAACGTGACGCAGGCCGCGCGCATCCTCGACATCGACCGCGTGACGCTCTACGCCAAAATTCGCAAGTACGGGCTCAAGCGCGCCGAGGACGGAGAGTTCGAGCCCGCAACACCCGCCTGA
- a CDS encoding peptidase M54 — MSEVLLLWFGQKRPAADLLEGVRRSVEREFDRAVRVGLSPERPEDAFDARRGQHSSTRILAWLKDRHEGAHRVLGVTDADLFIPILTFVFGEAQLSGRAAVVSTARLGDTPLIPGEAARIALRLQKEAVHELGHTFGLLHCADARCAMARSPSLRHVDAKSPVLCRACRARTRELSENGDVHEQEEHANPDRR, encoded by the coding sequence ATGAGCGAGGTCCTCCTCCTGTGGTTCGGCCAGAAACGACCCGCGGCGGACCTTCTCGAGGGCGTGCGCCGAAGCGTCGAGCGCGAGTTCGACCGCGCCGTCCGCGTGGGCCTTTCGCCGGAGAGGCCCGAGGACGCGTTCGACGCGCGCCGCGGCCAGCACTCCTCCACCCGGATCCTCGCCTGGCTGAAGGACCGGCACGAGGGCGCGCACCGCGTGCTCGGCGTCACCGACGCCGACCTCTTCATCCCGATTCTGACCTTCGTGTTCGGCGAGGCGCAGCTGTCCGGCCGCGCGGCCGTCGTCTCGACGGCCCGCCTCGGCGACACGCCGCTCATCCCGGGCGAAGCGGCGCGCATCGCCCTGCGCCTCCAGAAGGAAGCCGTGCACGAGCTCGGGCACACGTTCGGCCTCCTGCACTGCGCCGACGCGCGCTGCGCCATGGCGCGCTCGCCCAGCCTGCGACACGTCGACGCCAAGTCCCCCGTCCTTTGCCGCGCCTGCCGCGCCCGCACCCGCGAACTCTCGGAGAACGGAGACGTCCATGAGCAAGAAGAACACGCGAATCCTGATCGTCGATGA